The Vigna unguiculata cultivar IT97K-499-35 chromosome 11, ASM411807v1, whole genome shotgun sequence genomic sequence ttttttttttttctcattttgaggTTTTGGTTGGACCCATATATAGAATAGACTGTCCATAATTTTGTGAATTCAGATTGGTCTTAAAGGTGAAGATTTAGGTCCATCTGGTGGCAGTTCTGGACAGTGGAATTCACAGTCTACCCTACCTGTACACCAACCCTTGATTTGGTACAAGGTAATCTTTAACAGAATATATAATCAAGAAGTTAATTATCCTTATAACTGCATAAGAAGACAAAGTCTCTTTACTTTGCTCCAATTTGTTTCCCTTTGTTATGGATTGTCTAATTTCATGTTTACTTTTGCATCTGATATCTTCACAGTCACACACTTATAGAAAATTAAGGCAATGCTACTATAGGACAAATGATTTTGCTGCTAGCTAATGTATTAATGGATTCTATTAGACAAACTTTGTTGCTCCCTCTGGTAGCAATCCAGTTGCAATTGACTTCACGGGGATGGGAAAAGGTGAGGCTTGGGTGAATGGACAGAGCATTGGGCGATACTGGCCTACGTATGCCTCTCCAAGTGGTGGTTGTACTGATTCCTGCAATTATAGAGGGTCCTATCAAGCATCCAAATGTCTCCAGAACTGTGGAAAGCCATCACAGACATTGTAAGTGCTACATATTCTGCATGAGAAGTTGAAACTTGAAAGTAAGTTGAAATCATGCTAGATACTTATTTAGTAACTAATCCTGCAGATACCATGTACCTCGATCATGGTTACGACCTGAAGGCAACACACTTGTTTTGTTTGAGGAAAGTGGAGGCAACCCTAAGCAAATCACTTTTGCTACAAAACAGATAGGAAGCGTGTGTTCTCATGTATCTGAGTCTCACCCTCCACCTGTAGACTTATGGAGTTCAGATGCAGAATCAGGAAGGAAAGTAGGGCCTGTACTGTCACTGGAATGCCCTTATCCTAATCAGGTGATCTCTTCCATTAAATTTGCTAGTTTTGGAACACCTCAGGGGACTTGTGGGAACTTCAAACATGGACGCTGCAGCAGCAATAAGGCTCTATCCATTGTGCAGAAGGTGTTATCATGCTTTGTCATTAAACAAGAAGttcatatatgtcttttttgtggctaattttattttatcttttcaattgGATTATACTTACTCTAAGGAGCTTCTGTTAACAGGGCTGCATTGGATCAAGCAGTTGTAGAATTGAACTATCAATTAATACATTCGGAGATCCATGTAAAGGAGTAGCAAAGAGTTTAGCTGTTGAAGCTTCTTGTGCATAAACTTGTTGCTTCAAGCCCATTTATTATCTTGGACTTTGCTGAATAGCACTCTGCTGCACTTTCCCAAGTCTCAGACACTCGTTGAAGATGATTCCTCATTGGCCAATGTAAAAAGGCCTTCTGCTAGTAAACTAGGAAAAACGTGTCAAACAAAAACAGTGTATTCATAGTTTTATGAAAGAGGAAACTCTTAACTTAAGAATGATCTGTATAGTCTTATTTTTTACTTGTGAGGGGCAATAAGGCTATTTCTCGTAAAAGAAGTTGGATTGATTAAGTTTGAATGAAAAGTTTcccaaaataaaacatttgcGTGTGTCTGTCTCTATTGGTTGAACCGTTTGATCAAGCACTCTTTCTTTCACCCTATAAAtcctcagaaaaaaaaaaaaaaaaaaacactgttTAATTACAATGCTCTcagcaaaaaacaaaaaaacacaaaaacaaaatactatTGACGAAATCAATTGATTTCGATGGCAGAATGGTGTAGCATTCAATCCTTAAAATGCATTATGCTTAATACATCAGTAGATAGTTGATGCAAAATCTAAATATCCTTTTCTAGCTAACAACTGTGTGTATGCTCACAAATCACAATTTAAGTTTGAAACAAAACCTTCCACCTACCTATCATGGTCTCTCACTCCCACACTCGCTCTATAAAAGCCATCTCCACCATATCATCAATGCATCAAGTTCTCATTCCCAATAAAAATCCTACCACTTGCATTCTTTCCTCTGGTCTAGCATCGTACCCTTCAATCCTCAAAACTAAAACCATGATGAAAAAGCAATGTGTTTTGTCTTTCTCAGTAGCactcttaatttcatttttgtatTCCAGCACCACTTTAGCCCAATTATCACCAGCTTCTGCCCCTCTCAAACCAGCACAACCTACACCTACCCCACCAGCTGAAGCTCCTAAACAACCATTGGTTCCCTCATTGCCAGACTCACCAAGTGATTCCACTCCTGACACTTCAGCAGTTGACATTGTTGGAATCCTGAGGCAGGCTAAGTCATTCAACATCCTTATCAGACTCATGAAAACCACCCAATTGATCAACCAACTCAATGCACAACTCCTCACTACTAAATCAGGTGGCATCACCATTCTAGCACCTGATGACAGTTCCTTCTCCGAACTCAAACCAGGCTTCCTCAACTCTCTCTCTGATGGCCAAAAGCTCGAGCTCTTACAGTTCCATGTTCTTTCGGAGTATGTGTCTAGCTCCAACTTTGATACCCTGACCAACCCTGTGAGAACACTTGCAGGGGCTAAACCTGGAAAGGTGGAACTGAATGTGATAAGTTACGGAGGGAGTGTGAACATCTCAACGGGTGAGGTTAACACCACCATCACTGGCATTGTATACACAGATAAGCATCTTGCTATTTATAAGGTAGGGAAGGTTCTTCTTCCTATGGACTTCTTTGTTGTTGCTAAGGCACCTGCAAAGGCGCCCTCTTTGGCACCAGAATCTTCGGCAAAGGCGCCTAAAGCAGATAAGGAGAAGTCTCTGTCCCCAGATTCCTCAGAATCATCTGAGATTAATTCCACCAACGGTACCTCTGGCACTGTGAAAATCAGCCATGGAAAGTTTTTGTCCCTTGTCCTTGGACTTGTTCTCCTGATTGCATTGTTATCATAAACCAAATAGCTTTTGCAGAATTTACCAGATTTCATTGTAGTATGTCTTTCATGTTGAAGAATGTAATGTTTTGTGATTGCGAGAAAGGAGTGAATGTGAGAATTTATCAGAGTGATTTTTTCCTCTATTAATTTAAGTGTTGTGCTTTTAATTTATGGTTTCTTAAATAATGCTTACAAGCTTTCCTAACAGAAACTTTGTCCCATAAGcctctaatttttgttaaacatAGATTCgcatttaaagttaattttccTTTCAATAAAGACACATGTTAATTACTAAAGACCAAACTCATACTCAATAACTTCAACCATTAACAGAATTCGAATAAAACTAAtggaattaaaaaatttgtatgaagatgttatgttattgttttttttattgtactataaaccaaatatttaatacttatCGTACCGAACTAACTACTTAtccaatatttatttaaaaggttAGAGAATGAGTAGTTGTAAAGTTTGGTAACTAAGGGTCTGTTCTCTGGAGTGAATGTCAGTGTTCAACGGAATAAGGAAGCGcatattcattttgaaattgtgTTTCATTGCACTGATTAGGACCGATAAACGAGGGTTGATTTGAGGGATGCACAAATTTTTTCATCCACGATAGAAGCAGAAGATTAGCGAGTATTATTAAAGACTTTACTATCTTGCTCTCGTTTCTTTGGTTGTTTGGTTTTTTGAAGCAAAAGGTCATCCGTGAGGTGAGTTACTGTGATTGTTGAGTGcggaggggaaggaagatgagGTTCTTTGGggtgtggtggtggtcgtgAGAGGTGTTGCGGTGGTGGCATGAGTGGTGTTGGAGGTGTTGCAGGGGTGGTGAAGGGGGAATGGGATGGCACCGGTGTGACAGGTATTGCAAGGGTGGTGATGGGGAGTGGGATGGCACCGGTGTGATAGGTGTTAGGGGTGGTGAGGGAACTCGGATGGCACCGGTGTGGCAGGTCTTGCAGGGGTGGTGAGGGTGACTGGGATGGCACCGATGTGGCACCGGTGTTGTGAATTTCAGAGAAAGGGATGACACCGGTTACGTAATCGGTGCTTTGTTTTTAAAGGGGACGACACCGGTTACGACACCGGTGTCatggttatatttttttttgacctttttcttgacttttttgacttttttttttaatttttttaactttatttaactttagtttaaaatttaattatatattttttttaaaatttaattgtataattttttttacattcataaaaatttaatttttttattttaaaattttatataaatttaatatttttttaattcgtattaattaattataattatttttataacatcaaattacaaaatcattctttttttttcatcaagggtattttggtaattttctaattctatctatttttacaatttattttatttatcacatcaatcaaatctttcactaattttcataaaatttatctccaaatctactcactttaccctctaaatccactcaaaaaaacacaaaaattcatccacctaaatctacacaaattcatctttacACTCTCCTCCATATCCATCCTATCAAAGGAAGACACCCTAAAGGAGGTGGGGAAAGAAGATATGCCTCATTGCCCATTTTTCCCAAGAATATTGAATTTTTATCTTCCGATACTcttgattaaattttacatttaacaggGTAACTTGATTCACACCAAATTGTGATTTGTTAAGCATGCAGTAAAATGGTTTTGATCCATGATTTAGGATCCCTCACtagtttaattttgtttctttacgGGGAAGGATTTATGCACCctcttaaaagataataatattttgatttttttagtaaagtgatggattaaaagtgaataaaaatagTAAGTCAAAATATcagtattctaaaaaaaaaattaacaatgtaAGCTTTACACAAATTCGAAGGATAATTTATTTGCACCATGGAGAAGTAAGTtcaataacattaattattaatttaaattgtctttaacttttactttttaGCAAGTAAGACTATCGAGTATactagaataataatattatacttgTACGTGACATTGGTTAGAGAACTTAATTTAGAATCCCAACATAAAGTTAACCTACAATACAACAAggaaaattaaacattaaaccGAAACATATGAGTGCTTGggacatttttttctattttgacgAGGCTTCAAGCTCTGTTCCAATACAACATAATAAGCAATGTGGACCAAAGTACAGGATTTacgtttttagttttttatatcaTACAGTTAAAGAGTATGCCAGATCTCACTATCTCACACCTAATACAAGTTCCATGCACAATCAAACCCCTGTCAGTGATCAAGACAATGACTATCCATTTTTATTGATGTAAATACTCAACTAGTACACAGTGTCGCCATGCATCCAAATCCAACTCATGTATGGTGACAACCTATGAATTATGACGTGAAAGTAAAATAGTTGCAGATGTTCACATACCAGCAAATACTTCCTTTCTTCCACTTCTCAATTCCAACTCAGAACAACTTCTCCATCTCTCACCTTGATGCACCAACTTTCCATGATAGGTAACTGAAAATTGTTTACAGAGCGATGTTTAATCTTTCTGACACACACACCTTGTACACATCATTCTTCCTCTGCCACATTATATAACGGAAGCGACTTCTTCCATTTTCCTCACATCAAAAACAGACAACAGAAGTAACACATTACAGTCTGTAGTGTTCAAAACAATCACTATAACACAAAAACATGATGCAACATTCTCTCTTCTTATGTGCCTCACTTGTACTTGTGATAGTCACCACATCAGCTCAACCATCACCCGCAACAGGACCACAATCACCATTGGCATCTCCATCGGGAATGAATACTGTTCCATTGGTACCAGTGTCTCCCAACGCTGCTCCTTCACCCGCCACCCCAAAAGCTTCTACCATTGACATTGCTCAAATACTGAGTAAGGCCAAAAGATTTTCCGTTCTGATTCGGCTTTTGAAGACGACCCAGTTGATCAACCAACTCAACTCTCAACTCCTCACATCGGGTTCCGGGGGATTGACCATTTTGTCCCCACCTGACAGTGCCTTTTCAAAGCTAAAAGGAGGGTTCTTGAACTCACTCGACGATAGGCAAAAGGTGGAACTTTTACAATTCCACACTCTTTCTTCCTTCATCTCAATCTCCAACTTCGACACTCTCACCAACCCCGTTCAGACCCAAGCCGGTGATGACCCCCAGAGGCTGCAACTTAACATCACCACTTACGGTGGCAGCCACGTGAGCATGAGCACCGGTGCCGTCAATGCCACCATTACAGGCACCGTGTATGCAGACAACAAGCTTGCTATTTATGAGGTGGACAAGGTGCTTCTTCCACTTGACGTGCTTCTTCCTAAACCTAATAAGGCTCCGGCACCGAAATCATCTGCAGACAAAAGTGGTGAtactaacaaaaatatggaTGATGACAGCGGTGTTCCGGTGGAGGCTTCTGGTGGTTGCATGAACTTCAACAGCGTACTTGTAAAGTGGATGTCTTTTGTTGTTGGGGTTGCTTTCATGGGTGGAGCCATGATATGACATGATATGCATGTTGAAGGcaagaagaaaatgatgatCTACTTATATTTATCTTGGTTGTAGTGTATGTGGTTTTGTATGCATTTTGGTTCAATTATATATgaatagttttttcttttaatactcTATTGCACAAGAGTTAAGACCATAACTTATTGTCATCTCATTTTTTAACTGGTATTCccagttaaaaaaaattaaaaaaattattgaaaatcaCTAGAGAACACATTAAAAAGTATTATGAAGAGGACACTTTTTAcacattctattttttttttttaattttcttaacagGTGCTTAAGCAAACTTATTATTAAATTCTATATTGAGTagcttttttatttgaatatttaatgtAGTATGATTTATATACTTAGGTCTATCTAGATTTGTTatgaataatttctttttattaaaaactcaaaatttcattgAGGTTCTACTGGGtttcctattattttaaaagaatcaaCACTTAACTGATATAAACTTGAATACAAAAGATTAACTGATATGTGTGTGACAAAGTTACTAAGTTTTTGTCCAATAACATCAATCAATTCAACTGCTCAAAGTCAATTACTGCATACTATGGCAATTACATATACACTTCAatcataattgaaaaaaaaagttagacttATTTATTAACACAAGGATCTTGGTGAGGAATATTTCATCTAACTTTAGACCTCACAGACGGATTTTGAAATAtctctaataaataaaaaatgatagcCTGATTATCTCTGTTAGTGCTAGATTTTTCCTCTCCAGCAGATTTTCGAATTGTTGGAGGATCTAATAGAACACATTTGGTGGGAGGAAAATGCATAGAATGAGAAAAGATAAACAGATGAAAAGTGTAAAGAGAGAaacatataaatacaaatataagtCATTTAATTTAAGAACAAATGAAGTGGAGGGAGATATGAAAAAGGGAGAAAAAGTAATCTAAATGAAGagaatattatcataattaattaaaaaaaaaaactctcaatATTCATCAATTGGTGGTAAAAAGTATCTTTCCTCGCACTTTCACACTTTCAACAACAAATAATTTGTATGTAGGGCATACATACAATCTCAGCAAGCTTCTTGTTACTTTCCCACTAAACAAACATACTCCATGACTGTTGGGATGTCACTCCACAGCTATCAAATTTCACCAACCTATCATTTCCTTGCCCTCTAATCTCTATATAAACCCTCTCCTTCACAAATCCAACATATCAGACAAAAACTTGAACAATCATTAACACAAATCATTCACATTCTTCCACAGACACAATCATCAAAGCCATCAACAGGCTCCAATTAGCAACTGGAAGATGAAACAAGCAACCCTTTTCACCTTATCTCTCTTCCTACTCTTATGCTCTACCAGTTTGGCCATTTCACCTGCACCTGCAGCAGCACCAAAAGCACCTGCAGCAAAAACTCCCCATACCCCAAAGGCTTCAGCACCGTCACCAAAACCATTAGTCCCAACATTACCTCAGTCCCCAGATTCCCCTGACTCTGTCCCTGATGACATCACCAGAATCCTTAAAAAGGCCAAAATGTTCTCAACCCTGATTCGCCTCCTCAAAACCACAGAAATCATGAACAACATCAACTCACAGCTCATAACAGCAAAGAGTGGGGGCATAACCATTCTTGCACCAGATGATTCTGCCTTTTCCAACCTCAAAGCTGGCTTCCTCAACTCCCTCAACGAAGGCCAGAAAATCGAACTTGTGCAGTTCCACATATTGCCAGAGTTTGTGTCAAGCTCAAACTTTGATTCTCTGAGCAACCCTGTGCAGACAGTGGCTGGCAAAGACCCTGTAAGGCTTCCACTGAACGTGAATGCATTAGGTAACAGTGTCAACATTTCAACTGGGGTCGTCAATGCCACCGTTTTGGGTGTAGTCTACTCCGATAACAAACTTGGGATTTATCACGTCGACAAGGtgcttcttcctcttgatttcttTGCAACCAATAAGGCTCCAGCGTTGGCTCCAACAACTCTTGCAAAGGCTCCCAAAGCCGCTAAGGAAAACTCTTCTGAGGACGATCAGGATGAAACAAATCAGGATCATAATAAATCGGGAGCAGTGAATTTGATGAGCATTGGTGGAACAAAGTTTATGGCACTTGGCATAGCTTTGATGGCAGTGGCAACCATGTGGTGTTGATGATCCATTTAGCTGCTG encodes the following:
- the LOC114169014 gene encoding fasciclin-like arabinogalactan protein 11 → MKQATLFTLSLFLLLCSTSLAISPAPAAAPKAPAAKTPHTPKASAPSPKPLVPTLPQSPDSPDSVPDDITRILKKAKMFSTLIRLLKTTEIMNNINSQLITAKSGGITILAPDDSAFSNLKAGFLNSLNEGQKIELVQFHILPEFVSSSNFDSLSNPVQTVAGKDPVRLPLNVNALGNSVNISTGVVNATVLGVVYSDNKLGIYHVDKVLLPLDFFATNKAPALAPTTLAKAPKAAKENSSEDDQDETNQDHNKSGAVNLMSIGGTKFMALGIALMAVATMWC
- the LOC114169101 gene encoding fasciclin-like arabinogalactan protein 12; amino-acid sequence: MMKKQCVLSFSVALLISFLYSSTTLAQLSPASAPLKPAQPTPTPPAEAPKQPLVPSLPDSPSDSTPDTSAVDIVGILRQAKSFNILIRLMKTTQLINQLNAQLLTTKSGGITILAPDDSSFSELKPGFLNSLSDGQKLELLQFHVLSEYVSSSNFDTLTNPVRTLAGAKPGKVELNVISYGGSVNISTGEVNTTITGIVYTDKHLAIYKVGKVLLPMDFFVVAKAPAKAPSLAPESSAKAPKADKEKSLSPDSSESSEINSTNGTSGTVKISHGKFLSLVLGLVLLIALLS
- the LOC114170090 gene encoding fasciclin-like arabinogalactan protein 12; this translates as MMQHSLFLCASLVLVIVTTSAQPSPATGPQSPLASPSGMNTVPLVPVSPNAAPSPATPKASTIDIAQILSKAKRFSVLIRLLKTTQLINQLNSQLLTSGSGGLTILSPPDSAFSKLKGGFLNSLDDRQKVELLQFHTLSSFISISNFDTLTNPVQTQAGDDPQRLQLNITTYGGSHVSMSTGAVNATITGTVYADNKLAIYEVDKVLLPLDVLLPKPNKAPAPKSSADKSGDTNKNMDDDSGVPVEASGGCMNFNSVLVKWMSFVVGVAFMGGAMI